The nucleotide window GTCCGTACGTACTAACATGCAAGTCAGTGGTGTTCATCACTAACTCAGAATGACAATGGGTTCCTTTCTtttaggaagaaaaaaaattaataaatctGGCAAAAGACCTGTTAAAATGTCGTCCAGAAGTTTGTACTGCTCATGTTATGGCCTATGGGCAATACAAACTTCTGGTAGGTAAAATGTGAAGATATCTGGCCAACCCCTAGTAAGAAGTAAAGACACCTGTTCTTTGATCAATATGGACATATACATCTGACCAAACCTTCAAAGCCAGAGAGCCAACCCATGTACGTCGTCGCCTCACTATATAATGGAAGCAACCATTTCTTGTTATTTCGTTAATAGGCAATCAAATCTGATCCTTTCGTAACTACGTACCATGTCACTACCTCAAACTCCTCCTTCTCTTCCCCAATACTTGCAAGAAATTGAGCTCAGCCAAGAAACCAGAGACCTAATATCCACGCTTCCTGCTGAGAAAGGATTGATTTCAGGTCATTTACATCAGTACCAGGGCTTTTGGTACCCCACTATGCATATCCAAAAAGTTTTAGCCTCCCAAAAACACTTTCAAGCTCAAGATACTGATATCCTTCTCGCTACTACTCCCAAATCAGGCACCACTTGGCTCAAGGCAATTCTGTTTGCGCTAGTAAAGCGAGTGCACTATCATCCAGACCCACAAAACATGGACCACCCTTTGCTCACAAACAACCCTCATGTTCTTGTGCCCTTCTTGGAGAATAAGCATTCCGGTAAGAACCAGATTCCTGACCCCACCTCTTATGCTCCTCCCAGGCTCTTTTCAACTCACTTACCACTAGCGCATCTGCCACAATCTGTTAAAGACTCTGCTTGCAAGGTTGTCTATCTGTGTAGAAACCCTAAGGACATAATAGTTTCACTTTGGCACTTCACAAACAGAGTGAGACACAAGAGTATGGGAACCAATTCACTTGAAGAAGTTTTCGAATACTTCCGCAGGGGAGTGAGTGGGTATGGACCCTTTTGGGATCATGTGTTGGGCTACTGGAAGGAAAGCTTGGAAGGGCCTGAAACGGTGTTCTTCCTCAAATatgaggaaatgaaagaaaaaccTGGTCTGCAGTTGAGGAGACTAGCTGAGTTCTTGGGGTGCCCATTTTCACCGAAAGAAGAGGCACAGGGAGTGGTGGACAATATCTTAAGGCTGTGTAGTTTTGAGAATTTGAGCAATTTGGATGTgaacaaaaatgagaaattatCGACAGGGATGGAGAATAGTGCATTCTTTCGGCGAGGGGAGGCGGGAGACTGGAGGAATTATTTGACAGCTGAGATGGTGGAACAGCTAGACCGTATCATTGAAGAGAAGTTGCAAGGTTCTGACTTGAAATTCTAAGTTTGCTTAATTACTTGTTTCTGCTGCTTATTGATGTGTGTTATTTACTTCTCGATCAGTTATCTGCGTCTGTGTCGCTACTTTTCTGTGtactttttctttggtttatGCGTTTGTCAACTTTGTGTGTGCTTTGAACTTGGTTAGTTCCAATGACAATATTTCAATCTCAATCATGGAATAAAAAGCAATCCAACTCTTTTATATCATTATAAAAACGAACTGAATGGCATGgaagatataaaaaaaataaaaaaaaggccGACCAAcatataataataatttttttttttttggcaaaagaCTGACAAGTTTTGCTGAATATGAAGTACAAATGTCCTTACCAACAATGTTGTCACTTCGTCATATTTAAATTTCTTTGGTCGATATGACCATTTTT belongs to Rosa chinensis cultivar Old Blush chromosome 4, RchiOBHm-V2, whole genome shotgun sequence and includes:
- the LOC112199858 gene encoding cytosolic sulfotransferase 13, whose product is MSLPQTPPSLPQYLQEIELSQETRDLISTLPAEKGLISGHLHQYQGFWYPTMHIQKVLASQKHFQAQDTDILLATTPKSGTTWLKAILFALVKRVHYHPDPQNMDHPLLTNNPHVLVPFLENKHSGKNQIPDPTSYAPPRLFSTHLPLAHLPQSVKDSACKVVYLCRNPKDIIVSLWHFTNRVRHKSMGTNSLEEVFEYFRRGVSGYGPFWDHVLGYWKESLEGPETVFFLKYEEMKEKPGLQLRRLAEFLGCPFSPKEEAQGVVDNILRLCSFENLSNLDVNKNEKLSTGMENSAFFRRGEAGDWRNYLTAEMVEQLDRIIEEKLQGSDLKF